In Trueperaceae bacterium, the sequence ACGTCGCCATCGGCGGCGCGGTCAAGCCGCTCACGGTGCAGGGCGCCACCCCCGCGGAACTGACCGCCGCGGCCGCGGACGCGGTCGCCCGGACCGTGCTGCCGGACGTGGGCGCGGATGCCCTGGCGCTCGTCGCCGCCGCCGCCGCGGGAACGCCCTCCGTGGCGAGCCTCCAGCCCACCGGCCTGGCCGCCTCCGGCCTGCCCGGCGCCCGCCCCGCCGACCTGCAGACTGCCACCGACCTCGACCCCGGTTCCGGCTGGGTGCGGGTCGAGTACGCGCGCGTGCTGGCGCTCGCCGGCGACCTGGCCGGCGCCGCCGCGGCGGCCGCCGACGCCGTGCAGCTGGCGCCCGACGACGCGGAGGTCCAGGCGACCGCCGGGATCGTGTTCGACGCGGCCGACGACCAGGCCCGCGCCGGCGCCGCCTTCGCCGCCGCGCTCGCTGTCAACCCGGCTCACGCCGTGGCCCTGGCGGGCCGCGCGGGGGTCGAGGCGGCGGCGAACGAGCCCGCTCACGACCCGACCACCGACCTGCAGGCGGCCATCGCCGCCTACCCCCGCTTCGTCGACGCCTACGTGAGGCTGGCGGACCGCCAGTCGGACTCGCAGCGGGCCCTCCAGACCTTGCGGCGGGCGGAGAGCTACGCGCCGGAGTCGGTGCTCCTGCGCCGCTCCGTCATGCAGCTCCTCATAGACGGCGGTGCCCCCGGCGACGCGCTCGCCTACCTCCAGCAGGCGGTGGCCGAACCGCTCGCCCGCTCGGCCGGGCTCTACTCCCTCGCGCGACTCCTCCCCTCCGCCTACGCCACCCAGGCGCTGGCCCTGGTAGCGGACGCGCGAGCGCTCTACCCGGACAGCACCGACCTCGTCGTGGCCCAGGCCGACATCCTCTTGCAGAGCGGCAGGGCCGAGGAGGCCGAAGCGCTCCTCGGGCCCCTGTACACCCAGCACCAAGGCGACGTCGGCATCGGCAACCTCTTGGCCGTCGCGCAGGCGCGCCGCGGCGACCTCGAGGGCGCCAGGCGCACCTTCGAGGCGCTCCGCGGGGAGGGCGCCGATGTCGACCGCAGCCTGGCCGAGCTCTACCTCGCGGCCGGCCGCGCCGGCGGCGCGCTCGAACTACTGGCGCCCATGGCGGACGCCCGGCCCGACGACGCCGAGCTGCAGGCCCTCTACGGCACGGCGCTCGTGCGCGTCGGACGCCTCGGCGAAGGGCGGCAGGCCCTCGAGCGGGCCCTCGAGCTGCAGAGCGACCAGCCGCTCGCCAAGCGCAGCCTCGAGCTACTGGCGGAGCAGCAGCAGCTGACCGGCGGGGCCGACGTCACCTTCGACGAGGAGGCGGGCGTCGCGTTCCAGCAAGGGCTCTACGCCCTCGACGTCAGGGACTACGCGGCGGCCGCGGGCGCGTTCGAACGCTCCCTCGCCTCCCAGAAGACGGGCCTGGCGGCCTTCTACCTCGGTTACGCCCGCCAGTTCGTGGGCGACACGCGCGGCGCCATCGAGAGCTACGAGGCGGCCCTCACGACCTACCCGGACTCCGACATCGTCCTGAACAACATGGGTTACGCCCAGATCGAGCTGGGCCGCTTCGACAAGGCGCTCGACTACCTGCGGCGGGCGGTGGCCGGCAACCCGGAGAACGCCCAGGCCCACCTGAACCTCGGCATCGTCTACTACGCCATCCAGCGTTACGACGACTCGATCGCGGAGTTCACGGAGGCCGGGCGCCTCGACCCCAGCCTGCAGGCGATGACTGACGGGCTCATCAGCGACGTGCGCGCCCGCATGGGCCAGTGAGGCGACTAGCGCCCGCGGCCTGACCGGCCCGCCGCCGCGCAGCCGACCGGCGCCCCGCGCGGCGCCCCGCGCCGCGCGCGCTAGCATGGGACGCATGACGATAAGGAACGCCGTCAAGGCGCTCGCCCCGTACCGCTTCACGCCCCACGCGGAGCCGGTCAAGCTCGACCAGAACGAGAGCCCCGACGACGTCCCGGCCACGCTGAAGGCCCGCGTCGTGAAGCGCCTGGCGGACGGCGCCTGGAACCGCTACCCCGACCTCACCCCCACCCGGCTGGAGGCGCGCCTCGCCGAGCACGCCGGCTGGGACCCGGACGGCGTCGTGGTGGGCAACGGCTCCAACACGCTCATCCAGGCGCTCACCGTCGTGGCCGCGCTGGGACGACGCGTCGTCACCGTCGCCCCGACCTTCGCCGTCTACGCCACGCAGGCGCGCCTGCTGGACGCCGAGTTGGTGGAGGTGCCGCTCGGCCCCCGCTTCGCCCTGCCCGTCGAGGCGCTGCGCGCCGTCCTGGCGGAGGGCGACGGCGCCTTCTTCCTCGCCAACCCGGCTGCGCCCACGGGCAACCTGTTCGGAGCTCACGAGGTGGCCCCGCTCCTCGAGGCCGCCGCGAGCGGCACGCTGGCCGTCCTCGACGAGGCCTACGCGGAGTTCGCCGGCGGCCACCTGACGGAGCTCGTGGCGCGCCACCCTCACGCCGTGAGCCTGCGGACGTTCAGCAAGGCGCTGGGGCTGGCGGGGGCGCGGGTGGGGTACGCCCTCGCTCACCCCGAGGTGGCGCGCGAGCTGCGCAAGGCCCTCCTGCCGTTCAGCCTCGACCTCTGGCAACTCACCGTGGCCGAGGTGCTCCTGGACGAGCCGGCGCTGGTCACCGAGCGCGTGGCGCACGTCGCGCGGGAGCGTGCCAGGCTGACGGAGCGGCTCGCCGCGCTCCCGGGACTCGAGCCCTTCCCGTCGCGGACGAACTTCGTGCTCTTCCGCGCCCCCGACCCGGCGGCGCTGCACGCCGCGCTGCTGCGCGCCGGCGTGGTGGTCAGGCGCCAGGATCACCTGCCCGGAGCGGCCGGCTGCCTGCGGGTCTCCGTGGGCACCGCCGCAGAGAACGACACCTTCCTGGCCGCCTGCCGCTCCGCCCTGGAGGCCGGGGCGGACGCCGCCGCGCCCAGCACCGGAGGACCCCGATGAGCCGCACCGCCGACGTGACCCGCGAGACCACCGAGACGAGCATCAGGCTGAGCCTGGACCTCGACTCCCGGCCCGACGCCGAGAGCGGCGCGACCACGGGCCACGGCTTCCTGGACCACCTGCTCGCCATGCTCGTGCGTCACGGCCGTCTGCGGCTCGCCGTCGAGGCGCGCGGCGACCTCCACGTCGACGTGCACCACCTGGCGGAGGACTGCGGCATCGTGCTCGGGCAGGCCGTGGCGCAGGCGCTCGGCGACCGGCGCGGCGTGGAGCGGTACGGCAGCGCCTTCGTCCCCATGGACGAGACGCTGGCGCACGTCGTCCTCGACCTGTCGGGGAGGCCGCACCTCACGTTCGAGCCCGGCGGTCTCGTTGGCGACGCCGGAGGCTTCAACGCCTACCACCTGCGCGAGTTCCTGCGCGGCTTCGCCAACCACGCGGGCGCCACCATCCACGTCCGCCTCCTCCAGGCCGACGAGACGCATCACGCCTGCGAGGCCGTCATGAAGGCGTTCGCGCGGGCCCTGCGCGACGCGGCCCGGCTGACCCACGACGAGCTGCCCTCCACCAAGGGGCTCCTGTGACGACGGTGGTCATCGACTACGGCGCCGGCAACCTGCGCAGCATCGAGCGCGCCCTCGCCGTCGCCGGGCTCGCGCCGCGCGTCGTGGCCGACCCCGCCGCCGTCGGCTCCTGTGATCTGCTCGTCCTACCCGGCCAGGGTCACTTCGGTCAGGTCGCGCGCGCCTTCCGCACGTCGGGCTTCGAGAAGTTGGTGCGCGCCCACGTCGCGGCCGGCCGGCCGTTCCTCGGCATCTGCGTGGGGCTGCAGCTACTGCTCGACGGTTCCGACGAGGCGCCGGGCGAGCCGGGCCTCGGCCTCGTCGCCGGGTGGGTGCGGCGCTTCCCTGCCGGCGCGGCGACCGTGCCGCAGATGGGTTGGAACCAGTTGACGCCGAGGGGCGATTCGCCCCTCCTGCGCGGCGTGGCACCCGGCTCCCACGTCTACTTCGCCAACTCCTACTACGCCGACGTGGTCGCACCGACCGCCCTCGCCGGCGCCACGACGACCTACGCGGGCGTCGAGTTCATGTCGGCCTTCTCCGCCGGCAACCTGCACGCCACCCAGTTCCACCCCGAGAAGAGCCAGGCGGTCGGGCTCCGCATCCTCGGCAACCTCGGGAGTTCCGTGCGGCGAGCGGCGGCGTGACGAGGCGGCTCTTGCCGCTCATGGCGCTCGTCGCCCTGA encodes:
- a CDS encoding tetratricopeptide repeat protein; translation: MSRRLLATAALAAALTLLQAPAAAQSTGAVTRLVVLPFDTDAAVSPYQLGLPTALQHALNQLAGVYVPPVGDAALVANKAAAAQVDVPATVGRLFDANAVVTGRVGTGGGGVTATINVAIGGAVKPLTVQGATPAELTAAAADAVARTVLPDVGADALALVAAAAAGTPSVASLQPTGLAASGLPGARPADLQTATDLDPGSGWVRVEYARVLALAGDLAGAAAAAADAVQLAPDDAEVQATAGIVFDAADDQARAGAAFAAALAVNPAHAVALAGRAGVEAAANEPAHDPTTDLQAAIAAYPRFVDAYVRLADRQSDSQRALQTLRRAESYAPESVLLRRSVMQLLIDGGAPGDALAYLQQAVAEPLARSAGLYSLARLLPSAYATQALALVADARALYPDSTDLVVAQADILLQSGRAEEAEALLGPLYTQHQGDVGIGNLLAVAQARRGDLEGARRTFEALRGEGADVDRSLAELYLAAGRAGGALELLAPMADARPDDAELQALYGTALVRVGRLGEGRQALERALELQSDQPLAKRSLELLAEQQQLTGGADVTFDEEAGVAFQQGLYALDVRDYAAAAGAFERSLASQKTGLAAFYLGYARQFVGDTRGAIESYEAALTTYPDSDIVLNNMGYAQIELGRFDKALDYLRRAVAGNPENAQAHLNLGIVYYAIQRYDDSIAEFTEAGRLDPSLQAMTDGLISDVRARMGQ
- the hisC gene encoding histidinol-phosphate transaminase, encoding MTIRNAVKALAPYRFTPHAEPVKLDQNESPDDVPATLKARVVKRLADGAWNRYPDLTPTRLEARLAEHAGWDPDGVVVGNGSNTLIQALTVVAALGRRVVTVAPTFAVYATQARLLDAELVEVPLGPRFALPVEALRAVLAEGDGAFFLANPAAPTGNLFGAHEVAPLLEAAASGTLAVLDEAYAEFAGGHLTELVARHPHAVSLRTFSKALGLAGARVGYALAHPEVARELRKALLPFSLDLWQLTVAEVLLDEPALVTERVAHVARERARLTERLAALPGLEPFPSRTNFVLFRAPDPAALHAALLRAGVVVRRQDHLPGAAGCLRVSVGTAAENDTFLAACRSALEAGADAAAPSTGGPR
- the hisB gene encoding imidazoleglycerol-phosphate dehydratase HisB, with product MSRTADVTRETTETSIRLSLDLDSRPDAESGATTGHGFLDHLLAMLVRHGRLRLAVEARGDLHVDVHHLAEDCGIVLGQAVAQALGDRRGVERYGSAFVPMDETLAHVVLDLSGRPHLTFEPGGLVGDAGGFNAYHLREFLRGFANHAGATIHVRLLQADETHHACEAVMKAFARALRDAARLTHDELPSTKGLL
- the hisH gene encoding imidazole glycerol phosphate synthase subunit HisH: MTTVVIDYGAGNLRSIERALAVAGLAPRVVADPAAVGSCDLLVLPGQGHFGQVARAFRTSGFEKLVRAHVAAGRPFLGICVGLQLLLDGSDEAPGEPGLGLVAGWVRRFPAGAATVPQMGWNQLTPRGDSPLLRGVAPGSHVYFANSYYADVVAPTALAGATTTYAGVEFMSAFSAGNLHATQFHPEKSQAVGLRILGNLGSSVRRAAA